One segment of Primulina tabacum isolate GXHZ01 chromosome 14, ASM2559414v2, whole genome shotgun sequence DNA contains the following:
- the LOC142525246 gene encoding uncharacterized protein LOC142525246 isoform X3: MVSPRKKIEKDDILSIETKEHFYEDLPQHLYYAYTKLDFVECPKAANDVLEKVIGLNNKENEKIEQNSQQLEQGENRYNKRQQEKLSYFIPLKANMKKKRSKLKKSTMKKDNSNSSKKPCMESEKADVGMPIKLASDDPILCEVKENKISELGIMETPMLSCNISSKSSKTKTLLSSEANSEGQNGENNVVELENNLVGTRTEGGVICTSNDHKENGGLEVGKEFPKDTNMLECSTCAEPIIMPIWSGSFNMSGKRHDILDGLKGHVSSKACQKVYEEISMFQPDLHLKLLPYSDVWPKRFELSDPNEDDIALFFFPSEISEPAYDQLIDEMMDKDLALKGVVQNAEILIFTSMVLPLMYWRFNKKYYLWGVFRVKQPLIH, translated from the exons ATGGTTTCTCCTCggaaaaaaatcgagaaagaTGATATATTATCAATTGAGACCAAGGAACATTTCTATGAGGATCTACCTCAGCATTTATATTATGCTTATACAAAGCTCGACTTTGTTGAGTGTCCCAAAGCAGCCAATGACGTTCTCGAGAAAGTCATAGGGTTGAACAATAAGGAAAATGAAAAAATCGAGCAGAACTCCCAACAGCTTGAGCAGGGAGAGAATCGGTATAATAAGAGGCAACAAGAGAAGTTATCATATTTTATTCCCCTGAAAGCGAACATGAAGAAAAAGAGAAgtaagcttaagaaatctaCTATGAAGAAAGACAACAGTAACTCCTCCAAGAAACCTTGTATGGAAAGCGAAAAGGCAGACGTTGGCATGCCTATTAAATTGGCAAGTGATGATCCTATACTTTGTGAAgtgaaggaaaataaaatttctgagCTTGGGATTATGGAGACTCCTATGTTATCGTGCAACATATCTTCCAAAAGTTCAAAGACGAAAACCCTTCTGTCTTCGGAAGCTAATTCGGAGGGGCAAAATGGGGAAAATAACGTAGTCGAATTAGAAAATAATTTAGTTGGCACAAGGACGGAGGGCGGGGTCATCTGCACAAGCAATGACCACAAGGAGAATGGAGGATTAGAAGTTGGAAAAGAGTTTCCTAAAGATACGAATATGCTTGAATGCTCTACATGTGCTGAACCAATAATCATGCCAATTTGGAG TGGAAGTTTTAACATGTCTGGGAAAAGACACGACATCCTTgatggactcaaaggtcacgtTTCTAGCAAAGCATGCCAGAAAGTGTACGAGGAAATAAGTATGTTTCAACCGGATCTTCACCTGAAATTGCTTCCATACTCTGATGTATGGCCAAAACGTTTCGAGTTATCAGATCCCAATGAAGATGATATCGCTCTCTTTTTCTTTCCGTCTGAGATAAG TGAACCGGCTTATGATCAATTGATTGATGAAATGATGGATAAAGACCTCGCTTTAAAAGGTGTTGTGCAGAATGCGGAGATCTTGATTTTTACTTCCATGGTTTTGCCACTAATGTACTGGA GATTTAACAAGAAGTATTATCTATGGGGCGTATTTAGGGTGAAGCAACCCCTCATCCATTAG
- the LOC142525246 gene encoding PHD finger-containing protein 1-like isoform X1, whose translation MQETICLQCGNKGYDNAFVFCVKCVSYAVHRYCLDVIPEDFDEFVHWVCDDCEAKQQSQMVSPRKKIEKDDILSIETKEHFYEDLPQHLYYAYTKLDFVECPKAANDVLEKVIGLNNKENEKIEQNSQQLEQGENRYNKRQQEKLSYFIPLKANMKKKRSKLKKSTMKKDNSNSSKKPCMESEKADVGMPIKLASDDPILCEVKENKISELGIMETPMLSCNISSKSSKTKTLLSSEANSEGQNGENNVVELENNLVGTRTEGGVICTSNDHKENGGLEVGKEFPKDTNMLECSTCAEPIIMPIWSGSFNMSGKRHDILDGLKGHVSSKACQKVYEEISMFQPDLHLKLLPYSDVWPKRFELSDPNEDDIALFFFPSEISEPAYDQLIDEMMDKDLALKGVVQNAEILIFTSMVLPLMYWRFNKKYYLWGVFRVKQPLIH comes from the exons ATGCAGGAGACAATATGTTTGCAGTGTGGCAATAAAGGATATGACAATGCTTTTGTATTTTGTGTCAAATGTGTGTCTTATGCTGTCCATCG ATATTGTTTGGATGTAATAccagaagattttgatgaattTGTTCATTGGGTTTGTGATGACTGCGAAGCAAAACAACAGTCCCAGATGGTTTCTCCTCggaaaaaaatcgagaaagaTGATATATTATCAATTGAGACCAAGGAACATTTCTATGAGGATCTACCTCAGCATTTATATTATGCTTATACAAAGCTCGACTTTGTTGAGTGTCCCAAAGCAGCCAATGACGTTCTCGAGAAAGTCATAGGGTTGAACAATAAGGAAAATGAAAAAATCGAGCAGAACTCCCAACAGCTTGAGCAGGGAGAGAATCGGTATAATAAGAGGCAACAAGAGAAGTTATCATATTTTATTCCCCTGAAAGCGAACATGAAGAAAAAGAGAAgtaagcttaagaaatctaCTATGAAGAAAGACAACAGTAACTCCTCCAAGAAACCTTGTATGGAAAGCGAAAAGGCAGACGTTGGCATGCCTATTAAATTGGCAAGTGATGATCCTATACTTTGTGAAgtgaaggaaaataaaatttctgagCTTGGGATTATGGAGACTCCTATGTTATCGTGCAACATATCTTCCAAAAGTTCAAAGACGAAAACCCTTCTGTCTTCGGAAGCTAATTCGGAGGGGCAAAATGGGGAAAATAACGTAGTCGAATTAGAAAATAATTTAGTTGGCACAAGGACGGAGGGCGGGGTCATCTGCACAAGCAATGACCACAAGGAGAATGGAGGATTAGAAGTTGGAAAAGAGTTTCCTAAAGATACGAATATGCTTGAATGCTCTACATGTGCTGAACCAATAATCATGCCAATTTGGAG TGGAAGTTTTAACATGTCTGGGAAAAGACACGACATCCTTgatggactcaaaggtcacgtTTCTAGCAAAGCATGCCAGAAAGTGTACGAGGAAATAAGTATGTTTCAACCGGATCTTCACCTGAAATTGCTTCCATACTCTGATGTATGGCCAAAACGTTTCGAGTTATCAGATCCCAATGAAGATGATATCGCTCTCTTTTTCTTTCCGTCTGAGATAAG TGAACCGGCTTATGATCAATTGATTGATGAAATGATGGATAAAGACCTCGCTTTAAAAGGTGTTGTGCAGAATGCGGAGATCTTGATTTTTACTTCCATGGTTTTGCCACTAATGTACTGGA GATTTAACAAGAAGTATTATCTATGGGGCGTATTTAGGGTGAAGCAACCCCTCATCCATTAG
- the LOC142525246 gene encoding PHD finger-containing protein 1-like isoform X2, whose product METICLQCGNKGYDNAFVFCVKCVSYAVHRYCLDVIPEDFDEFVHWVCDDCEAKQQSQMVSPRKKIEKDDILSIETKEHFYEDLPQHLYYAYTKLDFVECPKAANDVLEKVIGLNNKENEKIEQNSQQLEQGENRYNKRQQEKLSYFIPLKANMKKKRSKLKKSTMKKDNSNSSKKPCMESEKADVGMPIKLASDDPILCEVKENKISELGIMETPMLSCNISSKSSKTKTLLSSEANSEGQNGENNVVELENNLVGTRTEGGVICTSNDHKENGGLEVGKEFPKDTNMLECSTCAEPIIMPIWSGSFNMSGKRHDILDGLKGHVSSKACQKVYEEISMFQPDLHLKLLPYSDVWPKRFELSDPNEDDIALFFFPSEISEPAYDQLIDEMMDKDLALKGVVQNAEILIFTSMVLPLMYWRFNKKYYLWGVFRVKQPLIH is encoded by the exons ATG GAGACAATATGTTTGCAGTGTGGCAATAAAGGATATGACAATGCTTTTGTATTTTGTGTCAAATGTGTGTCTTATGCTGTCCATCG ATATTGTTTGGATGTAATAccagaagattttgatgaattTGTTCATTGGGTTTGTGATGACTGCGAAGCAAAACAACAGTCCCAGATGGTTTCTCCTCggaaaaaaatcgagaaagaTGATATATTATCAATTGAGACCAAGGAACATTTCTATGAGGATCTACCTCAGCATTTATATTATGCTTATACAAAGCTCGACTTTGTTGAGTGTCCCAAAGCAGCCAATGACGTTCTCGAGAAAGTCATAGGGTTGAACAATAAGGAAAATGAAAAAATCGAGCAGAACTCCCAACAGCTTGAGCAGGGAGAGAATCGGTATAATAAGAGGCAACAAGAGAAGTTATCATATTTTATTCCCCTGAAAGCGAACATGAAGAAAAAGAGAAgtaagcttaagaaatctaCTATGAAGAAAGACAACAGTAACTCCTCCAAGAAACCTTGTATGGAAAGCGAAAAGGCAGACGTTGGCATGCCTATTAAATTGGCAAGTGATGATCCTATACTTTGTGAAgtgaaggaaaataaaatttctgagCTTGGGATTATGGAGACTCCTATGTTATCGTGCAACATATCTTCCAAAAGTTCAAAGACGAAAACCCTTCTGTCTTCGGAAGCTAATTCGGAGGGGCAAAATGGGGAAAATAACGTAGTCGAATTAGAAAATAATTTAGTTGGCACAAGGACGGAGGGCGGGGTCATCTGCACAAGCAATGACCACAAGGAGAATGGAGGATTAGAAGTTGGAAAAGAGTTTCCTAAAGATACGAATATGCTTGAATGCTCTACATGTGCTGAACCAATAATCATGCCAATTTGGAG TGGAAGTTTTAACATGTCTGGGAAAAGACACGACATCCTTgatggactcaaaggtcacgtTTCTAGCAAAGCATGCCAGAAAGTGTACGAGGAAATAAGTATGTTTCAACCGGATCTTCACCTGAAATTGCTTCCATACTCTGATGTATGGCCAAAACGTTTCGAGTTATCAGATCCCAATGAAGATGATATCGCTCTCTTTTTCTTTCCGTCTGAGATAAG TGAACCGGCTTATGATCAATTGATTGATGAAATGATGGATAAAGACCTCGCTTTAAAAGGTGTTGTGCAGAATGCGGAGATCTTGATTTTTACTTCCATGGTTTTGCCACTAATGTACTGGA GATTTAACAAGAAGTATTATCTATGGGGCGTATTTAGGGTGAAGCAACCCCTCATCCATTAG